In the Primulina eburnea isolate SZY01 chromosome 15, ASM2296580v1, whole genome shotgun sequence genome, CGATTGCACACACGAGCCACTTCAACGTCCTGATTCCTATGTATATAACATTAACCCCAGCTTCAGAAGAGTGATCATTTATCTGATATTGTACTTGGTTATTGGTACCATATGCTTTAGCATTTTTATGAACAAGATCAGCGGCATTAAAACAAATGGCGTTCTTGATTCTATTTATTTTTGCATAGTGACCATGACCACTGTTGGATATGGAGACCTCGTGCCTAACAGTGCCGTCACAAAACTTCTTGCTTGCACTTTTGTCTTCACGGGGATGACTTTATTAGGTTTAACAATAAGCAAAGGAGCAGACTACGTAGTAGAAAAGCAAGAGATATTGCTTATTAAGGCAATGCATCTCAGGAGAAAACTAGGTCCGACTGACATTCTTAAGGAGATGGAGAACAACAGGGTTCGATACAAGTGCTTTATGATGTTGTCCATCCTCATAGTCCTTATCACTGTTGGCACAATCTTTCTGGTCACTGTCGAGAAATTGAGCATCATCGATGCATTTTATTGTGTTTGCTCTACAATTACAACATTGGGTTATGGAGATAAAAGCTTCTCAACAAAGGCTGGACGTGTTTTCGCTATATTTTGGATTTTGACAGGTACTATTTGTTTGGCTCGGTTCTTGTGTTATGTTGCAGAGCTTAACATCGAGGGAAGACAGAAAGCGCTGGTTAAATGGGTTCTCACCAAGAGGATGACAAATGCGGATTTGGAAGCGGCTGATATTGACGCCGATGGGACTGTGGAGTAAGTCACTTGTGAACTTATGTATACATTACCTTTCTTGTGAGTTGTGTTTTTACTTTTTAGTTTGATGTCCGTCTGCATTCACATTCAGTCACCCAAGTTGATAGTCAGATTTATAAAAAAGCTTAAAATCGAACGGTGAATTAATTTGGTCATGTACCTGAAAACAAGTGATTATGGCCTTCACGTAGGCTCAGAAATGAGTATATATCCGACCTTAACCGATGAAAATATAAAATGATGCACAGCTGGTAATGAAAGTTTTATGTATTAATAATAAGTTCTCGCCACTGATTGCGATCTATTAATTACAGGGCTGCTGAATTCATCATCTATAAGCTAAAAGAGATGGGGAAAATCAATCAAGAGGATATTAACCTTCTGCTAGAAGAGTTTGACAACCTTGACGTCGATCAGTCTGGAACCTTATCTCCGTGTGATTTAACTCTCGCCCAGTTGGCTTAAACACGAGAGTAAGAAATCTGTAAGATTTGTAAACACATCTGAGAGTAGTATTTAGTTTCTACACCTTAATGAGTTACTTTGTTTGGATGTGTGTATTTCTTCAAGCCTTGTGGTTGTGGATTGCATTTTTTAAATCTGTTAAAGGCTATTTTATTAAGAGAATAACGAGAGAGATTTCAAATGATTACACTTCTCGAACTTGATACGAAGTAAAATTGAATAACACttggtattttattattaatatggAAAATATACAATTCATTGCCCGATCGGCTAGAAAGCGTCCAACAAGCGTAAAAATAACATCACTCGCTCAAAAACTGGCGTGCTCCGATTGGCCATCGGCGAAGTCTAACAACCCCTCGACGGCCTTTTCGCCAGGAGAATCCGTGTCCGGCGTAGAAATCCGGCCAAACACGACGACTGCGATGAGAAATAGAGTCGTGGAAAGGAGGAGTGGCCAAAAGTAGTTTAAAACATCGAGAAAACGAGGCGCCAGATAGCAGAGGGAGAAGATCAGAACAGCGATGGCAAAGATCAACAGAATGTGGAACTTGAACTTGAGAAGCTTTTCTGGGATCTCCATGGCTGAGATGTGATGTGCAGAGATTCTCCTCGGGTAAAAGGTAGTGCGAGTGTGAGGCATGTGAGAaatcttgtaaatcaccatgtacttttcttttttaaatccCCAAAATGCCCATTGTTTTTTACCACGAGGTAAATAAAAAGTGTAAATTGCACGAGGTTTTTAGATCGCCccagttttaaaatttatttcatatggtttattttattaaagtcGAGTACATGATAATAACTAGttataaaatatatcaatt is a window encoding:
- the LOC140814854 gene encoding two-pore potassium channel 1-like; the encoded protein is MASDGETSLSTALLSHTHSINRKAGAKRRRYRRSKTAPLTEFVPGEIDCTHEPLQRPDSYVYNINPSFRRVIIYLILYLVIGTICFSIFMNKISGIKTNGVLDSIYFCIVTMTTVGYGDLVPNSAVTKLLACTFVFTGMTLLGLTISKGADYVVEKQEILLIKAMHLRRKLGPTDILKEMENNRVRYKCFMMLSILIVLITVGTIFLVTVEKLSIIDAFYCVCSTITTLGYGDKSFSTKAGRVFAIFWILTGTICLARFLCYVAELNIEGRQKALVKWVLTKRMTNADLEAADIDADGTVEAAEFIIYKLKEMGKINQEDINLLLEEFDNLDVDQSGTLSPCDLTLAQLA